The following coding sequences lie in one Rutidosis leptorrhynchoides isolate AG116_Rl617_1_P2 chromosome 4, CSIRO_AGI_Rlap_v1, whole genome shotgun sequence genomic window:
- the LOC139844448 gene encoding ubiquitin-like domain-containing protein CIP73 produces MASNHGGKDVMETGTSAGNTSEATVEIKIKTLDSQTYTMRVDKCVPVPALKEQIASVTGVLSDQQRLICRGKVLKDDQLLSAYHVEDGHTLHLVVRQPINPSLVNDDTANDPASTTRHHQHGPSVVVGTFNISEQGDGSLPDFSRIVSAVLGSFGIANAGSGGETVDLQQHISERLSHIPGLNEIRNPAGQQPEDASVRGPPTSQNAAFTIPTDASMESLQLPVIPDSLSTLSQYLRNLRREFNDNVRVQSNGSQSLGGGTAGAESYAAPNSAAVQGGLPTPGALGEVIESTRQLLIEQVGECLTQLTRELGNQTNITDPVARLRMQSNAMRSGDLLQNLGAFLLELGRTTMTLRMGQSPTEAVVNAGPAVFISTSGPNPIMVQPLPFQPGSRFGTTPIGAGTSFPVGSGLRPRNIDIRIRTGSVLASASNQRDASSGERPASDSAASDGGTTNQQATAGNTSQTRGGPDVRVVPIRISTMPPGLAPSESIRSSVGVLYPVLARARHSGNVNGHASNVNHSENRPQTAPSSAAQQQSPVTPQVPGTTHGVLHNGEGLPTEVSNGLDQLLRGLFPGDPNHGTHFVVQGTGPGSVETAPTTVNAQETPMVSDEGTFLSNLLHQIMPIVSQHINGGADGSPVQGAVVENGAAQPSSSVEENRDRGGSSRQPDGPSSPPSPKRQKRE; encoded by the exons ATGGCAAGTAATCATGGTGGTAAAGATGTTATGGAAACCGGAACGAGTGCCGGCAACACTTCTGAAGCCACCGTTGAGATAAAGATAAAGACTTTGGATTCCCAAACGTACACTATGCGAGTAGATAAATGC GTACCTGTTCCTGCACTAAAGGAGCAAATTGCTTCGGTAACTGGTGTTCTATCAGATCAGCAACGTTTAATATGTCGCGGAAAAGTACTGAAAGATGATCAGCTCCTCTCAGCTTACC ATGTGGAAGATGGCCACACGCTGCACTTGGTTGTTCGACAGCCTATTAACCCATCACTAGTAAATGACGATACAG CAAATGATCCAGCATCAACTACAAGACATCATCAACATGGGCCGAGTGTAGTGGTTGGAACATTTAATATATCTGAACAAGGTGATGGTAGTCTTCCAGATTTTAGTCGG ATTGTTTCTGCTGTTCTTGGTTCATTTGGAATAGCAAATGCTGGAAGTGGTGGTGAAACAGTAGATTTGCAA CAACACATTTCCGAAAGGCTTTCACACATACCTGGCTTGAACGAAATAAGAAATCCAGCTGGACAACAACCCGAAGATGCTTCTGTAAGGGGCCCACCTACTTCTCAAAATGCTGCTTTCACGATTCCAACCGATGCTTCTATGGAATCTTTGCAGCTCCCT GTTATTCCTGATTCTTTGAGTACCTTGTCCCAGTATTTAAGGAATTTGAGGCGAGAATTTAATGACAATG TTAGGGTCCAGAGCAACGGTTCTCAGTCTCTTGGTGGTGGAACCGCTGGAGCGGAGTCATATGCCGCACCAAACTCGGCGGCTGTTCAGGGCGGGTTACCGACACCTGGCGCTTTGGGTGAAGTGATCGAGTCTACGAGACAATTGCTGATAGAACAAGTTGGAGAATGCTTAACG CAACTGACAAGAGAATTAGGGAATCAAACGAACATAACCGATCCCGTTGCACGGTTAAGAATGCAGTCAAATGCTATGAGGTCAGGTGATCTTTTGCAAAATTTGGGTGCTTTTTTGCTGGAGCTTGGCCGCACGACAATGACACTTCGAATGGGACAATCACCG ACTGAAGCTGTGGTTAATGCTGGACCTGCTGTCTTCATATCCACTTCTGGTCCAAACCCCATTATGGTTCAG CCTTTACCTTTTCAACCTGGATCTCGTTTTGGAACGACACCTATTGGCGCTGGCACTAGTTTCCCTGTTGGTTCCGGTTTACGTCCAAGGAATATTGATATCAGAATACGTACAG GTTCAGTGTTGGCATCAGCTTCTAATCAAAGAGACGCAAGTAGCGGAGAGCGGCCCGCATCCGATTCCGCAGCTTCTGATGGTGGAACTACAAATCAGCAAGCCACTGCTGGAAATACGTCTCAGACCAGGGGTGGGCCCGATGTACGGGTGGTCCCTATTAGAATTTCAACAATGCCACCTGGACTTGCACCTTCTGAATCGATCCGAAGTTCTGTGGGTGTATTATATCCCGTGCTCGCACGAGCTCGGCATTCTGGAAACGTAAATGGTCACGCATCAAACGTCAATCACTCTGAGAACCGACCACAGACGGCCCCTAGCTCTGCAGCTCAGCAACAATCGCCCGTTACTCCTCAAGTTCCAG GTACAACTCACGGTGTATTGCATAATGGTGAAGGCTTGCCTACAGAGGTTTCTAATGGACTTGATCAACTACTTAGAGGTTTGTTTCCTGGTGACCCGAACCATGGTACCCACTTTGTAGTACAGGGAACGGGCCCAGGTTCTGTTGAAACTGCTCCCACAACCGTCAATGCACAAGAAACACCAATGGTCAGTGATGAAGGGACGTTCCTGTCGAATTTGCTGCACCAGATTATGCCGATTGTCTCTCAGCACATCAATGGTGGTGCTGATGGTTCACCTGTACAAGGCGCTGTTGTTGAAAATGGAGCTGCACAACCTTCTTCAAGT GTTGAAGAGAATCGAGATAGAGGTGGGTCTTCAAGACAGCCAGATGGTCCTTCATCTCCTCCATCGCCGAAGCGGCAAAAG AGAGAGTAA